The Ketogulonicigenium vulgare WSH-001 genome includes a region encoding these proteins:
- the eboE gene encoding metabolite traffic protein EboE, translated as MKIGGAHLTYCSNIHPAESWPETFAALSHHIPPIKAQVAPDAPFGIGLRLSARAAAELAGGDALDEFRAYLRDANAYVFTINGFPYGDFHGTRVKEQVYAPDWQSADRLTYTNRLADILAALLPDDVETGSISTVPGSFAPWAKGNEAAMAEGLITATAHLVALRARTGKTITLALEPEPWCFLETVAEAVAFFRAHLHSDAAAYRLAALSGLTVTDAATALRRHLGLCYDVCHAALAYEDAAGSVKALQRAGIGIFKLQLSSALRFAAITPDSAARLRPFDEPTYLHQVIERAEGGSARKWPDLGAALAEIDSAMGREWRVHFHVPLFLPQMDGFDTTQDMLRQILALHRSAGISAHLEVETYTWDVLPAAYRNQPLPDAIARELNWVRAELQA; from the coding sequence ATGAAGATCGGCGGCGCGCATCTGACCTATTGCAGCAATATCCACCCCGCCGAAAGCTGGCCCGAGACCTTTGCCGCGCTCAGCCATCACATCCCCCCGATCAAGGCGCAGGTCGCGCCCGATGCGCCCTTTGGCATCGGGCTGCGCCTGTCGGCCCGCGCGGCGGCCGAGCTTGCGGGTGGCGATGCGCTGGACGAATTCCGCGCCTATCTGCGCGATGCGAATGCCTATGTCTTTACGATCAATGGCTTTCCTTACGGCGATTTTCACGGCACGCGGGTCAAGGAACAGGTCTATGCCCCCGATTGGCAAAGCGCGGATCGGCTGACCTATACCAATCGCCTTGCCGATATTCTTGCCGCCCTGCTGCCCGATGATGTCGAGACCGGCAGCATCAGCACTGTTCCGGGCAGTTTCGCGCCTTGGGCCAAGGGAAACGAGGCCGCGATGGCCGAGGGGTTGATCACTGCCACCGCCCATCTGGTGGCGCTGCGCGCCCGCACCGGCAAGACCATCACCCTGGCGCTGGAACCCGAGCCGTGGTGCTTCTTGGAAACCGTGGCCGAGGCGGTGGCGTTCTTTAGAGCCCATCTGCATAGCGATGCCGCCGCCTATCGCCTTGCCGCGCTCTCTGGCCTGACGGTCACCGATGCCGCCACCGCGCTGCGCCGCCATTTGGGCCTGTGCTATGACGTCTGTCACGCCGCGCTGGCCTATGAGGATGCGGCGGGCAGCGTCAAAGCGCTGCAGCGGGCGGGGATCGGGATTTTCAAACTGCAACTCAGTTCTGCCCTGCGGTTTGCGGCGATCACGCCGGACAGCGCCGCGCGCCTGCGGCCCTTTGACGAGCCGACCTACCTGCATCAGGTGATCGAGCGTGCCGAGGGTGGCAGCGCCCGCAAATGGCCTGACCTCGGTGCTGCTCTGGCCGAGATTGACAGCGCGATGGGTCGCGAATGGCGCGTGCATTTCCATGTGCCGCTGTTCCTGCCGCAGATGGACGGGTTCGACACCACGCAGGACATGCTGCGGCAGATATTGGCGCTGCACCGTAGCGCGGGCATCTCGGCGCATCTCGAGGTCGAGACCTATACTTGGGATGTGCTGCCCGCCGCCTATCGCAACCAGCCACTGCCCGATGCCATCGCGCGCGAATTGAATTGGGTGCGGGCGGAGCTGCAAGCATGA
- a CDS encoding prenyltransferase, protein MVSAGAVGAGLAGVIVLYNARHKENAFGPVLMGGCRLLVYVGAAIALTATPAPILWLGAALLMAHVMGLTYLAKAEGAGQIWPLAALAAAPLWGLWMAVQMPVLLPFVLALIAAVLTGLHFARRRQFGRAIPTLIAAIALLDAMLIASVGQTGLALLAALGFPLTLWLQKWVRGT, encoded by the coding sequence ATGGTTTCTGCCGGCGCGGTGGGTGCGGGCCTTGCGGGTGTGATCGTGCTGTATAATGCGCGGCATAAGGAAAACGCCTTTGGTCCGGTGCTGATGGGTGGGTGCCGTTTGCTGGTCTATGTCGGTGCGGCCATCGCGCTGACCGCCACGCCTGCACCTATCCTGTGGCTGGGGGCGGCGCTGCTGATGGCCCATGTGATGGGGCTGACCTACCTCGCCAAGGCCGAGGGTGCGGGTCAAATCTGGCCGCTGGCCGCCCTCGCCGCCGCACCCCTTTGGGGGCTGTGGATGGCGGTGCAGATGCCGGTGTTGCTGCCCTTTGTCCTCGCCTTGATCGCAGCGGTGCTGACAGGTCTGCATTTCGCGCGCCGCCGCCAGTTTGGCCGCGCCATCCCGACGCTGATCGCCGCCATCGCGCTGCTGGATGCCATGCTGATCGCCAGCGTGGGTCAGACGGGCCTCGCGCTGCTTGCGGCGCTCGGTTTCCCGCTGACCCTGTGGTTGCAAAAATGGGTGCGCGGCACCTAA
- a CDS encoding UbiA family prenyltransferase: protein MKLNTALKLGRVSNLPTVMTNALAGVALSGASAGGGQIALLIAAAALAYIAGMFLNDAFDAPYDALHQPYRPIPAGLALRPEVFGWGFALLAGGLGCLRSQGWPAGRWFLPARWVRALRV, encoded by the coding sequence ATGAAACTCAATACTGCCTTGAAACTGGGGCGGGTGTCGAACCTGCCGACGGTGATGACCAATGCCTTGGCAGGCGTCGCGCTATCGGGGGCGTCGGCGGGGGGCGGGCAGATCGCGCTGCTGATCGCGGCGGCGGCGCTGGCCTATATCGCGGGGATGTTTTTGAACGATGCGTTCGATGCGCCCTATGACGCGCTGCATCAGCCCTATCGCCCGATCCCGGCGGGTCTTGCGCTGCGGCCCGAGGTATTCGGCTGGGGCTTTGCGCTGCTGGCGGGGGGGTTGGGCTGTTTGCGGTCGCAGGGATGGCCGGCGGGCAGATGGTTTCTGCCGGCGCGGTGGGTGCGGGCCTTGCGGGTGTGA
- a CDS encoding sugar phosphate isomerase/epimerase family protein — protein MKLKYAIRGLILASAAPIAVMATPVFAQSSEMSHLGIPVDRIGLVAFTIRDQIAADARGAVEAVAACGIPNIEFSFSNFDGGVASFQGIPVSDIVTMSSELGFAVPSLGVSGADLTDRLDQVIAAAQAVGASYVRISGARPAEGATQTEAEYLAFAEILNNAGGPLNEAGIMPLYHNHGWEFEALADGRTGMDVLFAETNPETVGFELDLYWTEVGGGNALDLIAANPGRFPAFHVKDAQTVTTDGVETTTFATVGQGFIDFGTILAQAEVAGAEYFFIENDQPQPDGITSACESYAYITGTP, from the coding sequence GTGAAACTCAAATACGCAATCAGAGGTCTGATTCTGGCAAGCGCTGCGCCGATTGCCGTCATGGCCACGCCGGTCTTTGCACAATCGAGCGAAATGTCCCATCTGGGCATCCCGGTTGATCGCATTGGCCTTGTTGCCTTTACCATCCGCGATCAGATCGCGGCAGATGCACGCGGCGCGGTGGAGGCTGTCGCGGCCTGCGGTATTCCGAATATCGAATTCTCATTCTCGAACTTTGATGGCGGCGTCGCGAGTTTTCAGGGGATTCCTGTCAGCGACATCGTCACCATGTCGAGCGAGCTTGGCTTTGCCGTCCCCTCGCTGGGGGTCAGCGGTGCTGATCTGACCGATCGTCTGGATCAGGTCATCGCCGCCGCGCAGGCCGTGGGCGCAAGCTATGTCCGCATCAGCGGGGCCCGCCCGGCCGAAGGCGCGACCCAGACCGAGGCGGAATATCTTGCCTTTGCGGAAATTCTGAACAACGCCGGCGGCCCGCTGAACGAAGCGGGGATCATGCCGCTTTACCACAACCACGGTTGGGAATTCGAGGCGCTGGCCGATGGGCGCACCGGTATGGATGTGCTGTTTGCCGAAACGAATCCCGAAACCGTCGGATTCGAGCTGGATCTGTATTGGACCGAGGTTGGCGGCGGCAATGCGCTGGATCTGATCGCGGCGAACCCCGGTCGCTTCCCGGCGTTCCACGTCAAGGACGCGCAGACCGTCACCACAGACGGCGTCGAGACGACCACCTTTGCGACCGTCGGCCAAGGCTTTATCGACTTTGGCACCATCCTTGCGCAGGCAGAGGTGGCCGGGGCCGAGTATTTCTTTATCGAAAATGACCAGCCGCAACCCGATGGCATCACCTCGGCTTGCGAAAGCTATGCCTATATCACCGGTACGCCGTAA
- a CDS encoding TatD family hydrolase: MFIDSHAHMISRTTDDYQAMAAAGVVALIEPSFWIGQPRTHVGTYIDYLSHIVSFERFRAAQFGIRHYCTIGLNSKEANNPELAEGVMEILPAFAMKEGVVAIGEIGYDEQTPLEDKYFRAQLELAKDLGLPVMVHTPHRDKKKGTLRSMDVCREHGIAPDMVVIDHNNEETVEDVISRGYWAAFSIYPSTKMGNMRMVELLKRYGGAQVILDSATDWGISDPLAVPKTAALARQYGVAEEAIRKVTYANALEVYGRSGQMLESDWIDGMQIDQTQLHEGNSILRGGREALIGAAPRNNLVIE, translated from the coding sequence ATGTTCATTGATTCGCACGCCCATATGATCTCGCGCACGACGGATGATTATCAGGCAATGGCCGCCGCCGGTGTCGTCGCGCTGATCGAGCCTTCGTTCTGGATCGGCCAGCCACGCACCCATGTTGGCACCTATATCGACTATCTGTCGCATATCGTCAGTTTCGAACGCTTTCGCGCGGCGCAATTCGGTATCCGTCATTACTGCACCATCGGCCTGAACTCCAAAGAGGCGAACAACCCTGAACTGGCCGAAGGCGTGATGGAGATCCTGCCCGCTTTCGCGATGAAAGAGGGTGTCGTCGCGATTGGCGAGATTGGCTATGACGAACAAACGCCTTTGGAAGACAAATACTTTCGTGCGCAGCTGGAGCTGGCCAAGGATCTGGGCCTGCCGGTCATGGTCCACACGCCCCATCGCGACAAGAAAAAGGGGACGTTGCGCTCGATGGATGTCTGCCGCGAACACGGGATCGCGCCCGATATGGTGGTGATCGACCATAACAACGAGGAAACGGTCGAGGATGTCATCAGCCGCGGCTATTGGGCGGCGTTTTCGATCTATCCCTCGACCAAGATGGGCAATATGCGCATGGTCGAGCTGCTCAAACGCTATGGCGGCGCGCAGGTCATTTTGGATTCCGCGACCGATTGGGGCATTTCCGACCCGCTGGCCGTGCCGAAAACCGCAGCGTTGGCGCGGCAATATGGCGTTGCCGAGGAGGCGATCCGCAAAGTGACCTATGCCAATGCGCTCGAGGTTTATGGTCGCTCGGGGCAGATGCTGGAAAGCGACTGGATCGATGGGATGCAGATTGACCAGACCCAGCTGCACGAGGGCAATTCCATCTTGCGCGGTGGCCGCGAGGCGCTGATCGGCGCTGCGCCGCGCAATAATCTGGTGATTGAGTAG
- a CDS encoding GntR family transcriptional regulator has protein sequence MMVRRPEGVKEIEEIYRTALEGLQIDFSRVMGPQIYDVMRKLVVQNSLAPGTPIYEAKFAEILGVSRTPLRAALQQMAKEGLIETRPQVGSIVAPVDPEKIVSAVFCRSALETAVVRRLAELPQFDPKPFRRILAAQEDFSSRDDYIGFFEVDEAFHAQLAETAGVPEAWRLILSNKTHVDRARLSLQSAIPGRAAVAYREHLDIMAALEKGEPELAAQYMDKHVRSALDII, from the coding sequence ATGATGGTCAGACGACCAGAAGGCGTTAAAGAGATTGAAGAAATCTACCGCACAGCGCTTGAGGGACTGCAGATTGACTTCAGCCGGGTCATGGGACCGCAGATCTATGATGTGATGCGAAAGCTGGTGGTGCAAAACAGCCTTGCCCCCGGAACCCCGATTTACGAGGCCAAGTTTGCTGAGATTCTAGGCGTTAGCCGCACGCCGCTGCGTGCAGCTTTGCAACAGATGGCCAAAGAAGGGCTGATCGAGACCCGCCCGCAGGTGGGGTCTATCGTCGCACCCGTCGATCCGGAAAAGATCGTCTCGGCCGTTTTTTGTCGCAGCGCGCTGGAAACGGCGGTGGTGCGGCGTCTGGCCGAGCTGCCGCAATTTGATCCAAAGCCCTTCCGCCGCATCCTTGCCGCGCAAGAGGATTTCAGCTCGCGCGATGATTACATCGGCTTTTTCGAGGTGGACGAGGCCTTTCACGCCCAACTGGCCGAAACCGCTGGCGTGCCCGAGGCCTGGCGCCTGATTCTGTCGAATAAAACCCATGTCGACCGCGCACGCCTCAGCCTGCAAAGCGCGATCCCCGGACGCGCGGCGGTGGCTTACCGCGAACACCTGGACATTATGGCCGCGCTGGAAAAGGGCGAGCCCGAATTGGCGGCGCAATATATGGACAAACATGTCCGCTCGGCGTTGGACATCATCTAA
- a CDS encoding tripartite tricarboxylate transporter TctB family protein has translation MTPDDKAQAGQRRADLLLAIFFTLLGLAVSYFAFIMPDLAQRRIHSATAPGVVPLMLGIVLTVLGALLTLRAARLMGPGSWADFFAIFRTRASLRVFAALVMILIYTLVMIGRMPFWASSGIFMFAFVLMMEGYLARPRPPMGRVFMWAAITAVGSSAAIYYLFAELFLVRLP, from the coding sequence ATGACCCCCGACGACAAAGCGCAGGCCGGTCAACGCCGCGCAGACCTTTTACTTGCAATCTTTTTCACGCTGCTTGGCCTTGCGGTCAGCTATTTCGCGTTCATCATGCCCGACCTTGCACAGCGCCGCATTCATTCCGCGACCGCGCCCGGTGTTGTGCCGCTGATGCTGGGGATCGTGCTGACCGTGCTGGGGGCGCTGCTGACGTTGCGCGCCGCGCGGCTGATGGGGCCGGGCAGTTGGGCGGATTTCTTTGCCATCTTCCGCACCCGTGCCAGTTTGCGCGTGTTTGCCGCGCTGGTGATGATCCTGATCTATACGCTGGTGATGATCGGCCGGATGCCGTTCTGGGCGTCGTCCGGGATCTTTATGTTTGCCTTCGTTCTGATGATGGAGGGCTATCTGGCCCGCCCGCGTCCCCCGATGGGCCGCGTCTTTATGTGGGCCGCGATCACCGCGGTCGGCTCGTCAGCGGCGATTTATTATCTGTTCGCCGAACTCTTCCTCGTCAGATTGCCATAG
- a CDS encoding c-type cytochrome: MFHGFLNAAGSKVAALSLVIFAAPLAAQDLQPLPFTKAQSIGGGANYQNLCAACHGAQLEGFAAPPLSGDTFGWLDRPASEYHAYLQATMPANAIGTLTDAQVSTIMAFMAEQNGMTPGDTPIPLTAAELEPFKFGQ, encoded by the coding sequence ATGTTCCACGGCTTTCTCAACGCTGCGGGTTCAAAGGTTGCGGCCCTGTCGCTGGTGATTTTTGCGGCCCCGCTGGCCGCCCAGGATCTGCAGCCGCTGCCCTTTACCAAGGCTCAGTCCATCGGCGGCGGCGCGAATTACCAGAACCTCTGCGCCGCCTGCCATGGCGCGCAACTCGAGGGGTTCGCCGCGCCGCCGCTGTCGGGCGACACCTTTGGCTGGCTGGATCGTCCGGCCTCGGAATACCACGCCTATTTGCAAGCGACGATGCCAGCAAATGCCATCGGTACCCTGACCGATGCGCAAGTGTCGACCATCATGGCCTTTATGGCCGAGCAAAACGGTATGACCCCCGGCGATACGCCGATCCCGCTGACGGCGGCCGAACTTGAACCCTTTAAGTTCGGGCAATAG
- a CDS encoding Bug family tripartite tricarboxylate transporter substrate binding protein, with product MKTRSTAFSAIIAAAVFAGGAQAQDWTPNGVINIIVPWGAGGATDQVTRVTAPLLSQALGVDVVVVNQPGASGAIGTQGVLDAARDGQTLLATGIADAATYAVTGLIEGSTIDDWHLYLSVANVPVISVPANSPYQDFGQLLEALRSEGRGISVATAGVSSAGGTAIATLAAAGDFEYNLVAYEGGGPATIAAASGETAMTSQLAGEQAELIRGGRLRPLAVLSETPLVIGGADPIPPVTDWLPETRIAYNYFGILVPKGVPDEVVARLDQIWAETVMPSTELQAYAETAGALHSPAYGAEAREMVSATVVAQSCAAVARGDAVNDPSVIGVDCALGIETGRP from the coding sequence ATGAAGACACGCAGCACAGCCTTTAGCGCGATTATTGCGGCCGCCGTCTTTGCCGGTGGCGCGCAGGCGCAGGATTGGACGCCGAACGGTGTCATCAACATTATCGTGCCCTGGGGGGCAGGGGGCGCGACCGATCAGGTGACGCGCGTGACCGCGCCGCTGCTGTCGCAGGCCCTGGGCGTCGACGTCGTTGTCGTCAACCAGCCCGGTGCCTCGGGCGCGATCGGCACGCAGGGCGTGCTGGATGCCGCCCGCGACGGACAGACCCTGCTGGCCACCGGTATCGCCGATGCGGCAACCTATGCCGTCACCGGCCTGATCGAGGGCAGCACCATCGACGACTGGCATCTTTACCTCAGCGTTGCGAACGTGCCGGTGATCAGCGTGCCTGCGAACAGCCCCTATCAGGATTTCGGTCAACTGCTGGAAGCCCTGCGCAGCGAAGGGCGCGGCATCAGCGTTGCGACCGCGGGCGTCAGCTCGGCCGGTGGCACGGCGATTGCCACTTTGGCCGCCGCTGGCGATTTCGAATATAACCTTGTGGCCTATGAAGGCGGCGGCCCCGCCACCATCGCCGCCGCCTCGGGCGAGACGGCGATGACCTCGCAGCTTGCGGGCGAGCAGGCCGAATTGATCCGTGGTGGCCGTCTGCGGCCGCTGGCGGTTCTGTCGGAAACACCGCTGGTCATTGGCGGCGCCGATCCGATCCCGCCGGTCACCGACTGGCTGCCCGAAACCCGCATCGCCTATAATTACTTTGGCATTCTGGTGCCCAAAGGCGTGCCGGACGAGGTCGTGGCCCGCCTTGACCAGATCTGGGCCGAGACGGTCATGCCCTCGACCGAGCTGCAGGCCTATGCCGAAACCGCCGGTGCGCTGCACAGCCCGGCCTATGGCGCCGAGGCGCGCGAGATGGTCTCGGCCACGGTGGTCGCGCAATCCTGTGCGGCAGTGGCACGCGGGGATGCGGTCAATGATCCCAGCGTGATCGGCGTGGATTGCGCACTGGGGATCGAAACCGGCCGCCCCTAA
- a CDS encoding tripartite tricarboxylate transporter permease: protein MFSGLAMLGQGIATFLTFEGLFNIMWATLLGIAIGILPGLTATMGVALLVSLTYGMAPEQAILTLMCVYLGAIFGGSRTAILLNIPGTPASAATTLDGYPLAQQGRAGLAMGLATTASALGTLVGVIFLALLAPLLSEAALKFGSYEYFWLAAFGVVISGQISGSDSPLKGYISGILGLLIAMVGMEALHAYQRFTFGMRELSGGINLIPAMVGAFGMAEILSQMKARNTIRLDPVNDRVIPKMGELFTHWRTIIRSGLIGTGVGIVPGVGEDVAAWTSYAAAKKLSKHPEEYGKGSHEGLIAAETGNNSVVSAAMIPTLTLAIPGSAAAAVLIAAMYIHGIKPGPMLMIENPLFVYQVVAMLLLATFANLFFGLSLTNLFNNIARIPQERLMAVIAVLCVVGSFAISQRMFDVWVMLGFGIFGFVLRELKFPIAPMVLGIVLGPLLDTNLRRGLGLSNGDLTPFFTRPISLVLFLIILLAVLMSIPAFGRMMSKIFRRPAKATGASKPFEGKE from the coding sequence ATGTTTTCCGGACTTGCGATGCTGGGTCAGGGGATTGCCACATTCCTGACTTTCGAAGGACTTTTCAATATCATGTGGGCGACCCTGCTGGGGATCGCCATCGGGATTCTGCCGGGGCTGACGGCGACGATGGGCGTCGCGCTTTTGGTGTCGCTGACCTATGGGATGGCGCCGGAACAGGCGATCCTGACGCTGATGTGCGTTTACTTAGGCGCGATTTTCGGCGGCTCGCGCACGGCGATCTTGCTCAATATCCCGGGCACCCCCGCCAGCGCCGCCACGACACTGGACGGCTATCCACTGGCGCAGCAGGGCCGCGCGGGTCTGGCGATGGGCCTTGCCACCACCGCATCGGCGCTTGGCACGCTGGTCGGGGTCATCTTTCTGGCGCTGCTGGCACCCCTGTTGTCCGAGGCCGCGCTGAAATTCGGCAGCTATGAATATTTCTGGCTGGCGGCGTTCGGAGTGGTGATTTCGGGCCAGATCAGCGGCAGCGACTCGCCGCTGAAAGGTTACATCTCGGGTATTTTGGGCCTGTTGATCGCGATGGTCGGGATGGAGGCGCTGCACGCCTATCAGCGGTTCACGTTTGGCATGCGCGAGCTGTCGGGCGGCATCAACCTGATCCCGGCCATGGTTGGCGCATTCGGCATGGCCGAAATCCTGTCACAGATGAAGGCGCGCAACACCATCCGTCTTGATCCGGTGAATGACCGCGTGATCCCGAAAATGGGCGAGCTGTTCACCCATTGGCGCACGATCATCCGGTCGGGCCTGATCGGCACCGGTGTCGGCATCGTGCCCGGCGTCGGCGAAGATGTGGCCGCATGGACATCCTATGCTGCGGCGAAAAAGCTGTCGAAACACCCCGAGGAATACGGCAAAGGCAGCCATGAAGGGCTGATCGCTGCGGAAACCGGTAATAACTCGGTTGTCTCGGCGGCGATGATCCCGACGCTGACGCTGGCCATTCCCGGCTCTGCCGCCGCCGCTGTGCTGATCGCCGCGATGTATATCCACGGTATCAAACCCGGCCCGATGCTGATGATCGAAAACCCGCTTTTCGTCTATCAGGTCGTCGCCATGCTGCTGCTTGCGACCTTTGCCAACCTGTTCTTTGGCCTGTCGCTGACCAATCTTTTCAACAATATCGCCCGCATCCCGCAAGAGCGTCTGATGGCCGTGATCGCAGTGCTTTGCGTGGTTGGCTCGTTCGCGATCTCGCAGCGGATGTTCGACGTCTGGGTGATGCTTGGGTTTGGGATCTTTGGTTTTGTCCTGCGCGAGTTGAAGTTCCCCATCGCGCCCATGGTGCTGGGCATCGTCCTTGGCCCGCTGCTGGATACGAATTTGCGCCGCGGTCTGGGCCTGTCGAACGGTGATCTGACGCCCTTCTTTACGCGTCCCATCAGCCTTGTGCTGTTCTTGATCATCCTGCTGGCGGTGCTGATGAGCATCCCGGCCTTTGGACGCATGATGTCGAAAATCTTTAGACGCCCCGCAAAGGCAACGGGTGCAAGCAAACCTTTCGAAGGAAAGGAATAA
- a CDS encoding nucleotide pyrophosphatase/phosphodiesterase family protein, which produces MENALVLLVVGLTPAMVGEHTPNIARLAEAGGMRPLQTVVPAVTCTVQATLMTGELPAVHGAVANGWLFRDTYEVALWKQSETLLSGETIWDAGKKRDAGFTCAKMFWWYNMQTSADWSATPRPMYPADGRKVPDHYTQPGALRDELNAHLGPFPLFNYWGPTASIASTNWIVGATRHVMDSRDPTLTLAYIPHLDYDLQRLGPDLANPDIQRALREVDAAIAPLIAEAQAQGRAVIIVSEYGITPVRDAIHINRALREAGMIAWRDEMGREMIDLGASRAFAMVDHQIAHIYVRDAADIEAVAELVRGLDGVESVTADTAALGLDHPRAGELVAISAPDRWFSYYYWLDEAKAPDYAATVDIHRKPGYDPVELFVDPALRAAKAQIIWKIAKRKLGMRGLLDIISTHRSDLVKGSHGRLTDRPEDGPLVISTRADLLPEGPMASTAFKAFVLDHIFA; this is translated from the coding sequence ATGGAAAACGCATTGGTGCTGCTGGTTGTCGGGCTGACACCGGCTATGGTCGGCGAACACACGCCCAATATCGCGCGGCTGGCTGAGGCGGGCGGGATGCGCCCGCTGCAAACAGTTGTGCCGGCCGTGACCTGCACCGTGCAAGCCACGCTGATGACAGGGGAATTACCCGCCGTGCATGGTGCCGTTGCCAATGGCTGGCTGTTTCGCGACACCTATGAGGTCGCGCTGTGGAAACAGTCCGAGACCCTGCTGTCGGGCGAGACGATCTGGGACGCAGGCAAAAAGCGCGACGCGGGTTTCACCTGCGCAAAGATGTTCTGGTGGTATAATATGCAGACCAGCGCCGATTGGTCGGCAACGCCGCGCCCGATGTATCCCGCCGATGGCCGCAAAGTGCCCGACCATTACACCCAGCCCGGCGCACTCAGGGACGAGCTGAACGCCCACCTTGGGCCTTTTCCGCTGTTCAACTACTGGGGGCCGACGGCCAGCATCGCCTCGACCAACTGGATCGTGGGCGCGACGCGGCATGTGATGGACAGCCGCGATCCGACGCTGACCTTGGCCTATATTCCGCACCTCGATTACGACCTGCAGCGGCTGGGGCCGGATCTGGCAAACCCCGATATCCAGCGCGCACTGCGCGAGGTTGATGCCGCCATTGCCCCGCTGATTGCAGAGGCGCAGGCGCAGGGCCGCGCCGTGATCATCGTGTCGGAATACGGGATCACCCCCGTCCGCGATGCCATCCACATCAACCGCGCCCTGCGCGAGGCGGGCATGATCGCCTGGCGCGACGAGATGGGGCGCGAGATGATCGACCTGGGCGCATCCCGCGCCTTTGCCATGGTCGACCACCAGATCGCGCATATCTATGTCAGGGATGCGGCGGATATCGAGGCTGTCGCCGAATTGGTGCGCGGTCTTGATGGGGTGGAAAGCGTCACCGCCGACACAGCCGCCCTCGGCCTTGACCACCCGCGCGCTGGGGAACTCGTCGCGATCAGCGCGCCGGATCGCTGGTTCAGCTATTACTATTGGCTGGACGAGGCCAAGGCCCCCGATTACGCCGCCACCGTCGATATCCACCGCAAGCCCGGCTATGATCCGGTCGAGCTGTTCGTCGACCCCGCCCTGCGCGCGGCCAAGGCGCAGATCATCTGGAAAATCGCCAAGCGCAAACTGGGGATGCGGGGGCTGCTCGACATCATCTCGACCCATCGCAGCGATCTGGTCAAGGGATCGCATGGCCGCCTGACCGACCGCCCCGAGGACGGCCCGCTGGTGATCTCGACCCGCGCCGATCTGCTGCCAGAGGGCCCGATGGCATCGACCGCGTTCAAGGCCTTCGTGCTGGATCACATCTTCGCTTAG
- a CDS encoding EboA domain-containing protein produces MTKDACTLLAGWLQARGVPVDSLQGGGSLDFALAKQGRRLGKAPLALTDQELAAADHLLAGWRPADWTLADAGRAYLLLSGGADGAQMQALCRTADGGALISLYRAAPLLPYDAALDWQLGEGLRSSIREVFEAIAHHSPLPQRRFDEHRWNHMVLKALFISSSLTPIVGLDARRNPALADTLFDHIAERRAAGRAVDVQVWRCVAPYLHGTRRDLLAPLQGSQAARLAQQEYDIPGSVSAADWAHLI; encoded by the coding sequence ATGACGAAGGATGCTTGCACCTTGCTTGCGGGGTGGTTGCAGGCGCGGGGGGTGCCTGTTGACAGCTTGCAGGGCGGCGGTAGCCTTGATTTTGCGCTGGCAAAGCAGGGCAGGCGTCTGGGCAAAGCGCCCCTTGCGCTGACGGATCAAGAGCTTGCGGCGGCGGATCATCTGCTGGCGGGGTGGCGGCCTGCGGACTGGACGCTGGCCGATGCCGGGCGGGCCTATCTGCTGCTGAGTGGCGGCGCGGATGGCGCGCAGATGCAGGCGCTTTGCCGCACGGCGGATGGCGGCGCGCTGATCAGCCTTTATCGCGCGGCGCCCTTGCTGCCTTATGATGCCGCGCTGGACTGGCAGTTGGGCGAGGGCCTGCGCAGTTCCATCCGCGAGGTGTTCGAGGCGATCGCCCATCATTCACCGCTGCCGCAGCGGCGGTTCGATGAACACCGCTGGAACCATATGGTGCTGAAAGCGCTGTTCATCTCATCCTCGCTGACGCCCATCGTGGGCCTAGACGCGCGGCGAAACCCTGCGCTGGCGGATACGCTGTTCGACCATATTGCCGAGCGCCGCGCGGCGGGGCGGGCGGTGGATGTGCAGGTCTGGCGCTGTGTCGCCCCCTATCTGCACGGTACCCGCCGCGATCTGCTGGCGCCGCTGCAGGGCAGTCAGGCGGCGCGTTTGGCCCAGCAAGAATACGACATCCCCGGCAGTGTCAGCGCTGCCGATTGGGCCCATTTGATCTGA